One genomic window of Stieleria sp. JC731 includes the following:
- a CDS encoding sigma-54-dependent transcriptional regulator, translated as MQHQVLIVDDEPAICWALEKTLAGEGHSATIASSAEEGLRLAEDQEFSMAFLDVRLPGMDGIKALPKFIERTAAPIVIITAFGDLETAVAAVKNGASDYLTKPFRLEDVLQVCRRTLQTVEQSRVEKAQTAKPTHTPPSAASMVGGSAAMQQVFRQIALVADSDLSVLITGETGTGKELVAAAIAKHSARSQQPYIVTAPVALNPELIESELFGHVKGAFTGAIADREGLFEQAAGGTILLDEIGDLPMRIQVKLLRVLESGEFSRVGEVRSRIADVRVIAATNCDLVKAIGKGEFREDLYHRLSGMQIHLPPLRERIDDILPLCEHFLSRLSTPVSIDLSDNIIEELQRRPWYGNIRELKNAIEHAAVIARGRPLAIEDLPTTTVHHPGDGDDAVSSGLPETVVEKWVHRQLAEDDSNNANLHAKFLDDFEPALMRRVLQHTGGNRAKAAEILGIHRSTLRERCKEYGLD; from the coding sequence ATGCAACATCAAGTCCTGATCGTCGATGATGAACCAGCGATTTGCTGGGCACTCGAAAAGACGCTTGCCGGTGAAGGTCACTCCGCAACGATCGCGTCCAGCGCCGAAGAAGGACTACGCTTGGCGGAAGACCAAGAATTCTCGATGGCGTTTCTTGATGTGCGTTTGCCGGGGATGGATGGCATCAAAGCGTTGCCAAAATTCATCGAACGCACCGCAGCGCCGATTGTTATCATCACCGCCTTTGGTGACTTGGAAACCGCTGTCGCCGCTGTAAAAAATGGCGCCAGTGACTATCTCACCAAGCCATTCCGCTTAGAAGATGTCCTACAAGTCTGCAGGCGAACGCTGCAAACCGTCGAACAATCTCGTGTTGAAAAAGCTCAGACGGCAAAGCCGACCCATACACCACCCAGCGCGGCATCAATGGTCGGCGGCTCGGCCGCGATGCAACAGGTGTTCCGGCAAATCGCATTGGTTGCCGATAGCGACCTGTCTGTGCTAATCACGGGTGAAACGGGAACCGGCAAAGAACTGGTCGCTGCCGCGATCGCCAAACACTCGGCCCGATCACAACAACCTTACATTGTGACCGCACCGGTTGCCTTGAACCCGGAACTGATCGAAAGCGAACTCTTTGGTCATGTTAAAGGCGCGTTCACCGGTGCGATCGCCGACCGCGAAGGCTTATTCGAACAAGCCGCCGGCGGCACGATTCTGTTGGATGAAATCGGTGACTTGCCGATGCGGATTCAAGTCAAACTGCTACGCGTGTTAGAGTCCGGCGAATTCAGCCGTGTTGGCGAAGTCCGCTCGCGCATCGCGGATGTCCGCGTTATCGCGGCAACCAATTGCGACTTGGTCAAAGCGATTGGCAAAGGTGAGTTTCGCGAGGACCTTTACCATCGCCTAAGCGGCATGCAGATCCATCTTCCGCCGCTTCGTGAACGGATCGATGACATCCTGCCATTGTGCGAGCACTTCCTTTCTCGCCTATCGACACCGGTTTCGATCGACCTCAGCGACAACATCATCGAAGAACTACAAAGGCGTCCTTGGTACGGAAATATTCGTGAGCTGAAAAACGCGATCGAGCATGCTGCCGTGATTGCCCGAGGACGTCCGCTGGCGATAGAAGACCTGCCCACCACGACGGTGCATCATCCCGGCGACGGCGATGACGCGGTGTCGTCGGGTTTACCGGAAACCGTCGTCGAAAAATGGGTGCACCGTCAACTCGCCGAAGACGACTCCAACAATGCGAATTTACACGCCAAATTTCTTGATGACTTTGAACCCGCACTGATGCGGCGAGTGCTGCAACACACTGGCGGAAATCGTGCGAAAGCCGCGGAAATCTTGGGGATTCACCGCAGCACACTCCGCGAGCGATGCAAGGAATACGGACTGGACTGA
- a CDS encoding TIGR01212 family radical SAM protein (This family includes YhcC from E. coli K-12, an uncharacterized radical SAM protein.), translating into MTISGSNDRLAWQHEGLYFNAFGASLKRRFGGRIQRVSIDAGFTCPNVDGAVARGGCNFCDNRSFSPSRRVRLKRVSEQLEGGIESVRRRYGNVAGFLAYFQPATNTYAPVDQLEEVFRLALRQHPDVVGLAIGTRPDCVPDCVLELAESLASERYVSLEFGMQTMHQPGLDWMNRAHTHDHMINALDRARSRGFECCVHIILGIPGETHEMMMQTADEVARLGFDAIKLHNLYAVQGTKLGDEVISGKIQMLEQDTYVKTVVDFLERIPPTTVVERISGDAPPKYLIAPQWCLEKSTLKLQIEGEFERRGSRQGTHFVAPDIDPESRPRPADNTPQSIRDQIDVRGRLPVLKIESSD; encoded by the coding sequence TTGACAATTTCCGGTTCTAATGATCGTTTGGCCTGGCAACATGAGGGTCTTTACTTCAATGCCTTCGGTGCATCGCTAAAACGTCGCTTCGGCGGACGAATTCAGCGTGTGAGCATCGATGCGGGCTTCACCTGTCCCAATGTTGATGGCGCGGTAGCTCGTGGGGGGTGCAATTTTTGCGACAATCGGTCGTTCAGCCCTTCTCGCCGGGTTCGTCTAAAACGCGTTAGCGAACAGCTCGAAGGCGGCATCGAAAGTGTCCGTCGTCGCTACGGAAACGTCGCCGGGTTTCTGGCATACTTCCAACCCGCCACCAACACCTACGCTCCGGTCGATCAGCTGGAAGAGGTATTCCGATTGGCTCTGCGGCAGCACCCTGACGTTGTTGGGCTGGCGATTGGGACCCGCCCCGACTGCGTTCCCGATTGCGTGCTGGAGCTAGCCGAAAGCCTTGCGAGCGAGCGTTATGTTTCGCTGGAATTCGGCATGCAAACGATGCACCAGCCGGGTTTGGACTGGATGAATCGTGCGCACACCCATGACCATATGATCAATGCACTCGATCGAGCGAGATCGAGAGGCTTTGAATGTTGTGTCCATATCATTTTAGGCATTCCTGGGGAAACGCACGAAATGATGATGCAAACCGCTGATGAAGTTGCCCGTCTGGGATTCGACGCAATCAAGTTACACAACCTTTATGCGGTCCAAGGCACAAAACTGGGTGATGAAGTCATCAGTGGAAAAATTCAGATGCTGGAGCAGGACACTTATGTGAAAACCGTCGTCGACTTTCTGGAACGCATCCCGCCGACGACAGTCGTCGAACGCATCAGTGGTGACGCGCCGCCCAAATATTTGATCGCACCACAATGGTGCTTGGAAAAGTCGACGCTGAAGCTTCAGATCGAAGGCGAATTTGAAAGGCGGGGTTCTCGACAAGGCACGCATTTCGTTGCACCGGATATCGATCCAGAATCACGCCCTCGTCCCGCCGACAACACGCCGCAATCGATTCGAGATCAGATCGATGTCCGAGGACGTTTACCGGTCTTGAAGATCGAATCTTCCGACTGA
- a CDS encoding sensor histidine kinase, translating into MPEKPSPSPSESTAHWSPMASLRFRLLGPIILSTLVVAIGISTVAYRFGSEQASAESERRFDDLQRTISQARYPFNENVLRLLASLTGAELLTLDENEAVIRSTITGVDTAPADRTDVVINSVPYLARRIAIEGSSRRQDGVKEVAVLLDQSQLAKRRKQYIALPIATGLLTVIPLGLVSYLLASRLVKRIRRLQQQVHTIASGDLQLTIQDNDRDELSRLAHSINQMASELETLWKQTERRHGEKLISQVAAGMAHQLRNSLTGARMAVELHANDCDSGDDEGIAVALDQIEKAEEYVRRIVMLASGRLADAVEMPVSECLKQMRETIGPIASHLRRPLRWEIDPTIDDTTVAEGSTFVAGVSNLIQNALQAGQHVTVSAKRSDQVLTVAVIDDGPGVDNKIAAEMFEPFVTTKSEGLGLGLSVAARAAMTLGGNVDYFRTDQTTEFRFTCNIKS; encoded by the coding sequence ATGCCAGAGAAACCTTCGCCATCACCCTCCGAGTCGACAGCGCATTGGTCGCCGATGGCATCGCTACGGTTTCGCCTTCTCGGTCCCATCATTCTTTCAACACTGGTTGTTGCGATCGGCATCTCAACGGTTGCCTATCGTTTCGGATCAGAACAGGCGAGCGCCGAATCGGAGCGGCGTTTTGATGATCTACAACGGACGATTTCGCAAGCCAGATATCCCTTCAACGAAAACGTACTCCGCTTGCTAGCCAGTCTAACTGGTGCCGAACTGCTGACTCTTGATGAAAACGAAGCGGTGATCCGAAGCACCATCACTGGCGTCGACACCGCACCGGCTGACCGAACCGACGTGGTGATCAATAGCGTTCCGTATCTTGCACGTCGGATCGCGATCGAAGGCTCGTCCCGAAGACAGGACGGTGTGAAAGAGGTCGCGGTGCTGTTGGATCAAAGCCAACTTGCCAAGCGCCGTAAACAGTACATCGCCCTGCCGATCGCAACCGGCCTGTTGACCGTTATTCCGCTGGGCTTGGTTAGCTACCTACTCGCTTCACGTTTGGTCAAACGCATTCGTCGCTTGCAACAACAAGTTCACACCATCGCCAGTGGTGACCTGCAGCTGACCATCCAAGACAATGATCGTGACGAGCTTTCACGGCTCGCCCATTCGATCAATCAGATGGCGTCGGAACTGGAAACGCTTTGGAAACAGACCGAACGACGTCACGGTGAAAAATTGATTTCCCAAGTCGCCGCTGGCATGGCACATCAGCTTCGCAACAGCCTGACCGGAGCACGGATGGCGGTCGAACTGCATGCGAATGACTGCGATTCGGGTGACGACGAAGGAATTGCGGTCGCGCTTGATCAGATCGAAAAGGCAGAGGAATACGTCCGCCGAATCGTAATGCTCGCTTCGGGAAGACTGGCCGACGCGGTCGAGATGCCCGTATCAGAGTGCTTGAAACAGATGCGTGAAACCATCGGCCCTATCGCCTCGCATCTGCGGCGACCGTTGCGGTGGGAGATCGACCCAACGATCGACGACACCACTGTCGCCGAAGGTTCGACCTTTGTTGCGGGTGTGTCCAACTTGATTCAGAATGCACTTCAGGCAGGCCAACATGTGACCGTTAGCGCGAAACGTTCGGATCAGGTGCTGACCGTCGCGGTGATCGATGATGGCCCCGGCGTGGACAACAAAATCGCGGCGGAAATGTTCGAACCATTTGTCACCACCAAATCGGAAGGCCTTGGGCTAGGCCTATCCGTCGCCGCCCGCGCCGCGATGACGCTTGGCGGGAACGTGGACTATTTTAGAACCGACCAAACGACCGAGTTTCGATTCACATGCAACATCAAGTCCTGA
- a CDS encoding FHA domain-containing protein, with translation MNDFDDNDDLDFAGKYGQLVPVGGGDPIPLVKDRLVVGRRSECDIQLKFNNVSGQHARMTLEQGYWFIRDMNSRNGIKVDGRPVIRKRLDPKCKLAIARHVYTVEYDPQTLGAYGPPPADDEYLDEVMKSSLMSRAGVSKRDAKGFTNKKID, from the coding sequence GTGAACGATTTTGACGACAATGACGACCTGGATTTCGCCGGAAAATATGGGCAATTGGTCCCGGTGGGCGGTGGCGATCCAATCCCTCTAGTGAAGGATCGGCTCGTCGTCGGACGACGTTCTGAGTGCGACATTCAGTTGAAGTTTAATAACGTCTCCGGTCAACACGCTCGAATGACTTTGGAGCAGGGATATTGGTTTATCCGCGATATGAACAGCCGAAATGGCATCAAAGTCGACGGCCGCCCTGTGATCCGAAAACGCCTGGATCCGAAGTGCAAGCTGGCAATCGCTCGTCACGTCTACACCGTCGAATACGACCCGCAAACGTTAGGCGCGTATGGCCCACCACCTGCCGATGACGAGTACTTGGATGAAGTCATGAAAAGTTCGCTGATGTCCCGTGCCGGTGTCAGCAAACGCGACGCGAAAGGATTCACCAATAAGAAAATCGACTAG
- a CDS encoding glutaminase family protein — MMNRTLQTCLMLASVVLGMSVTKTTSAEEAFRPPAVPLVACDPYFSVWSQSDNLWETATTHWTGKSQPMAALVRVDGHAYRLMGDSPQTIAALKQTSVRVLPTRTVYQFEGHGVSVQLTFTTPALPGDMMLLSRPTTYVNCEVSSTDDQEHDVEFYFDASGQLATNLAEQEVTGSTEKLKNATALKLGTVSQYVLGKSGDDLRIDWGYLYVAADQKANAQTSFGSSASLRESFDNAGVKGLSEQDAEFPIASDQVVAAIAMSLGKASKTSAASGYALIAYDDLYSIEFMKHRLRPYWRKDGWNAEDLINASISEHADLEARCEKFDDKLMGDLKNAGGQAYADIGALAYRQCFAAGKFVADDNGQPLQFSKENHSNGCIATSDVFYPMAPQFLLFGPSVSKSFIVPFMEYAASSRWKFPFAPHDLGTYPKANGQRYGGGETSEENQMPVEECGNLLLLFGAVAQMEGNADFAGQYWKQLSQWADYLSDKGFDPENQLCTDDFAGHMAHNVNLSAKAICALGAYAKLCEMRGESAESDKFNKVAKQYAQQWIKAARDGDHYRLAFDREGTWSQKYNLVWDRILGLDLFPSEVYETEMKYYRDIQNEFGLPLDNRSDYTKLDWVLWTATLTEDRDDFDALVQPVHHFLNETPDRSPMTDWYFTSTARKRGFTARPVVGGVFLKLLYDAKVWQSYASMDTTNAAGWADMPTPPKTENLVATAADTKATYRFTTEHPSGDWFAVDFDDSSWSEAQGGLGSRQTPSAPVGTIWNTDDVWLRRTIKLSDVSGRLALRIWHDEEAQVYVNGKLVVSLGGYTTAYDSFEIESDAFQEGDNVVAIHCHQSTGGQFIDFGIDKVVPAKK; from the coding sequence ATGATGAATCGAACTCTACAGACCTGCTTGATGCTGGCCAGCGTTGTGCTCGGCATGTCGGTCACGAAAACGACGTCAGCAGAAGAAGCTTTTCGCCCACCCGCGGTCCCCTTGGTCGCATGTGACCCGTATTTCAGTGTCTGGTCGCAAAGTGACAACCTTTGGGAAACCGCGACAACCCACTGGACCGGAAAGTCACAACCGATGGCCGCGCTCGTTCGCGTCGACGGACATGCTTATCGCTTGATGGGTGATTCGCCACAAACGATCGCTGCTCTCAAACAAACGTCCGTTCGCGTATTGCCAACTCGGACCGTTTATCAATTCGAAGGGCATGGCGTGTCGGTGCAGTTGACCTTCACGACGCCGGCACTGCCTGGCGACATGATGTTACTCAGCCGCCCGACGACCTATGTCAACTGCGAAGTCTCGTCGACAGATGATCAAGAACACGACGTTGAATTCTACTTTGATGCCAGCGGTCAGCTTGCCACCAACCTGGCAGAACAAGAAGTCACCGGCTCGACCGAGAAACTTAAGAACGCCACCGCATTGAAACTGGGTACGGTGTCTCAGTATGTGCTTGGAAAGTCAGGCGATGACCTGCGTATCGACTGGGGCTACCTCTACGTCGCGGCAGATCAAAAAGCCAACGCCCAAACCAGTTTTGGATCGTCCGCGTCACTTCGTGAATCGTTCGATAACGCAGGCGTGAAAGGTCTCTCTGAACAAGACGCGGAATTCCCGATCGCTTCGGATCAAGTGGTTGCAGCAATCGCAATGTCGCTGGGCAAAGCATCGAAAACGTCAGCCGCGTCGGGCTATGCCCTGATCGCCTATGACGATCTGTATTCGATCGAATTCATGAAACACCGCTTGCGACCGTACTGGCGAAAAGACGGCTGGAATGCCGAAGATCTGATCAACGCCTCCATCAGCGAACATGCTGACCTGGAAGCTCGATGCGAGAAGTTTGACGACAAGTTGATGGGCGATTTGAAAAACGCCGGCGGACAAGCGTACGCTGACATCGGCGCGTTGGCCTATCGCCAGTGCTTTGCAGCAGGCAAGTTTGTTGCCGATGATAACGGCCAACCGCTGCAATTTAGCAAGGAGAACCACTCCAACGGCTGTATCGCTACCTCGGACGTCTTCTACCCGATGGCACCCCAGTTTTTGCTGTTCGGACCGTCGGTATCGAAATCGTTCATCGTTCCGTTCATGGAATATGCTGCGTCGAGCCGTTGGAAATTCCCCTTCGCTCCGCACGACTTGGGTACTTACCCCAAGGCCAACGGACAGCGTTACGGTGGCGGTGAAACCAGCGAAGAAAACCAAATGCCCGTGGAAGAATGCGGCAACTTGCTGTTGCTATTCGGCGCGGTCGCACAGATGGAAGGCAATGCGGACTTCGCCGGCCAATACTGGAAACAGCTCTCGCAATGGGCTGACTACCTCAGCGACAAAGGTTTCGACCCCGAGAACCAACTGTGTACCGATGACTTCGCCGGTCACATGGCACATAACGTCAACTTGAGTGCCAAGGCCATCTGTGCGCTCGGTGCCTATGCAAAGCTTTGCGAAATGCGAGGCGAGTCTGCCGAGTCAGACAAATTCAACAAGGTCGCAAAGCAATACGCCCAGCAGTGGATCAAAGCCGCTCGCGATGGTGACCACTATCGCTTGGCATTTGACCGTGAAGGCACTTGGAGCCAAAAGTACAACTTGGTTTGGGACCGCATCTTGGGATTGGATCTATTCCCAAGCGAAGTCTACGAAACCGAGATGAAATACTATCGCGATATTCAAAACGAATTCGGTTTGCCGTTGGATAACCGGTCGGACTACACCAAGCTGGACTGGGTGCTTTGGACCGCCACGTTAACCGAAGACCGCGATGACTTTGATGCCCTGGTTCAGCCCGTGCATCATTTCTTGAATGAAACACCTGATCGTTCGCCGATGACCGACTGGTATTTTACGTCGACTGCACGCAAGCGTGGCTTCACCGCGCGTCCTGTGGTTGGCGGTGTCTTTTTGAAGCTCTTGTATGACGCCAAAGTTTGGCAGTCTTACGCTTCGATGGACACGACAAATGCCGCCGGTTGGGCCGACATGCCGACGCCACCAAAAACCGAGAACTTGGTTGCCACCGCTGCCGACACCAAAGCGACTTATCGATTCACGACCGAGCATCCGAGTGGGGACTGGTTTGCTGTCGATTTCGATGATTCGTCTTGGTCAGAAGCTCAAGGCGGTTTGGGGTCGCGTCAAACGCCGAGCGCTCCCGTCGGAACCATTTGGAATACCGACGACGTTTGGCTGCGACGAACGATCAAACTATCCGATGTCTCCGGACGACTAGCCTTGCGTATCTGGCATGATGAAGAAGCTCAGGTATACGTCAATGGGAAGCTTGTCGTGTCACTTGGAGGCTACACGACCGCGTATGATTCATTCGAAATTGAATCAGACGCGTTTCAAGAAGGCGACAACGTCGTGGCAATCCATTGTCACCAATCGACCGGTGGACAGTTCATCGATTTTGGTATCGATAAAGTTGTCCCCGCGAAAAAGTAG